A genomic stretch from Desulfolutivibrio sulfodismutans DSM 3696 includes:
- a CDS encoding class I SAM-dependent methyltransferase, whose protein sequence is MKLGGHLATTFPISSIIDKKRILLYPAASGSAYLLSFLQDAFPGILRNIIGLGDKDPNKTSLRLDRLKIYAADTLAALRPDLVLVTSNSLFPAMREELCGQLGPDVPILLADAIEEYLAHEAKQSLLAQKMLGAPFDGDRDAPADNGWFHCMPLGGGRYAKSYKGVLTYRMLDQIRLPRDLTGKTVLDLAASDGFYSFECEARNALSVTAVEGPGWENPAGLKRFLHARSLYESTVKYHNARIEAFIDAPRHSYDIVLSLGIYYHLQDPLSYFAKLHALTNDMLIVTGRTIAATIHDPIHMPYDQIHGANPSMHTGRAASILLLSDRKIGKWTANVACLLDMLHIAGFAEVDVAFDYCPPGSFIASTAIVAHK, encoded by the coding sequence ATGAAGCTTGGCGGACATCTGGCCACGACGTTCCCCATCTCTTCCATTATCGACAAGAAGCGTATCCTTCTCTATCCGGCAGCCAGCGGTTCGGCCTATCTGCTCTCTTTTCTCCAAGATGCATTCCCTGGAATATTACGTAACATTATCGGTTTGGGCGACAAGGATCCGAACAAGACCTCCCTGCGTCTGGACAGACTGAAAATCTACGCCGCAGATACGCTCGCCGCACTGCGTCCGGATCTCGTGCTCGTCACCTCCAACTCCCTCTTTCCCGCCATGCGGGAGGAACTGTGCGGGCAACTCGGGCCGGATGTTCCCATCCTGCTCGCGGACGCCATAGAGGAATACCTGGCCCATGAGGCAAAGCAGTCCCTGCTGGCCCAAAAGATGTTGGGCGCGCCCTTTGACGGGGACAGGGACGCCCCGGCCGACAACGGCTGGTTTCACTGCATGCCGCTTGGCGGCGGCCGCTATGCGAAATCGTACAAGGGCGTGCTGACATACCGGATGCTGGATCAGATCCGATTGCCACGGGATCTCACGGGCAAGACCGTCCTGGACCTCGCGGCATCGGATGGCTTTTACAGCTTTGAGTGCGAGGCCCGCAACGCCCTGAGCGTGACGGCCGTGGAAGGTCCTGGCTGGGAAAACCCGGCAGGGCTCAAGCGGTTCCTTCACGCCAGATCCCTTTACGAATCCACTGTCAAATATCACAACGCGCGCATCGAAGCATTTATCGACGCTCCACGCCACTCCTACGACATCGTTCTGTCTCTCGGCATCTATTACCATTTGCAGGATCCATTGTCCTATTTCGCCAAACTGCACGCCCTGACCAACGATATGCTCATCGTGACGGGAAGAACCATCGCAGCCACGATCCATGACCCCATCCACATGCCCTATGACCAGATACATGGGGCCAATCCGTCCATGCACACAGGTCGGGCGGCGTCCATCCTGCTGCTTTCCGACAGAAAGATAGGCAAATGGACCGCCAATGTCGCCTGTCTCCTGGACATGCTGCACATCGCCGGTTTCGCGGAAGTGGACGTGGCGTTCGATTACTGTCCCCCGGGGAGCTTCATCGCTTCGACGGCCATCGTGGCGCACAAGTGA
- a CDS encoding proton-conducting transporter transmembrane domain-containing protein, with protein sequence MPLYLTALFVLLASALAALASGRGRAANLLGPLGCLLGCLLGLFAAATALFSPAPPILRLPWSVPYGAVSLTIDPLSALFLLPVFILGAAAALYGRGYLAGLAGKRHLGGHWFFFCLMVLGMALTVCATNAVFFLVSWEIMSLAPFFLICLHHEEDRVRAAARTYLFAAHLGTAFLMAFFLILGHLAGSMEFSAMARVAPDVLRPFAPALFFLALAGFGVKAGIVPLHVWLPEAHPAAPSHVSAFMSGALIKAGVYGVLRSLTFLGPLAPWMGQTLLAIGILTGVLGLLAGIGQGELKRFLAFSSIENMGIVFLGLGLGVLAAATGHPGPALLAFSGLLFHVINHALLKGLLFFGAGSVLHAVGHGFMERLGGLSKRMPFTATACVLAGAAISGLPPGNAFFGELLIYVGGGMAAMDMPLTDAVWAWTGVAGLAFIGGLSVIGFTRAMGIVFSGEPRTTDAADAQAHDPAPLMRAAMWLLGLLALGAALAAPFLFTAMLPAARLLLAGQSTALPVLPSATVNPEALLTAAAIIAFGAAVLALVLAYARSRLLAGRSVRSHGTWDCGYILPAPRMQYTASSYAEPMTVLFRRLLGEKRLFTPPEGLFPATGSSRFASETPDRVKDGFFTPLFSAVLTACDALKRFQQGNLNLYILYLLATLVILLAIALGFAP encoded by the coding sequence ATGCCCCTCTATCTGACCGCCCTTTTCGTCCTTTTAGCCTCGGCCCTGGCGGCGCTGGCAAGCGGTCGCGGCCGGGCCGCCAATCTCCTGGGGCCGCTGGGATGCCTTCTGGGCTGTCTTCTGGGACTCTTTGCCGCCGCCACAGCCCTTTTCTCCCCCGCGCCCCCGATCCTGCGCCTGCCCTGGAGCGTGCCCTACGGGGCCGTCTCCCTGACCATCGATCCCCTCTCGGCCCTGTTTCTGCTCCCGGTGTTCATCCTGGGCGCGGCCGCCGCCCTGTACGGCCGGGGCTATCTGGCCGGGCTGGCCGGGAAACGCCACCTGGGCGGGCACTGGTTTTTTTTCTGTCTCATGGTGCTGGGCATGGCGCTGACCGTGTGCGCCACCAACGCCGTCTTCTTCCTGGTGTCCTGGGAGATCATGTCCCTGGCCCCGTTTTTCCTCATCTGCCTGCACCATGAAGAGGACCGGGTGCGGGCGGCGGCGCGCACCTATCTTTTCGCCGCCCACCTGGGCACGGCCTTTCTCATGGCCTTTTTCCTGATCCTGGGACATCTGGCCGGGTCCATGGAGTTTTCGGCCATGGCCAGGGTCGCCCCGGACGTGCTTCGCCCCTTCGCCCCGGCCCTTTTCTTCCTGGCCCTGGCCGGGTTCGGGGTCAAGGCGGGCATCGTGCCCCTGCATGTCTGGCTGCCCGAGGCCCATCCCGCCGCGCCAAGCCACGTCTCGGCGTTCATGTCCGGGGCGCTGATCAAGGCCGGGGTCTACGGCGTGCTGCGCTCCCTGACGTTTCTTGGCCCGCTGGCCCCCTGGATGGGCCAGACCCTGTTGGCCATCGGCATCCTCACGGGCGTCCTGGGCCTTCTGGCCGGGATCGGCCAGGGAGAGCTGAAGCGCTTTCTGGCCTTCTCCAGCATCGAAAACATGGGCATCGTCTTTCTGGGCCTGGGGCTCGGGGTGCTGGCCGCGGCCACGGGCCATCCCGGCCCGGCCCTGCTGGCCTTTAGCGGACTGCTCTTTCACGTCATCAACCACGCCCTGCTCAAGGGGCTGCTCTTCTTCGGCGCTGGCAGCGTGCTGCACGCCGTGGGCCACGGCTTCATGGAACGCCTGGGCGGCCTGTCCAAGCGCATGCCGTTTACGGCCACGGCCTGCGTCCTGGCCGGGGCGGCCATCTCCGGGCTGCCGCCGGGCAACGCCTTTTTCGGGGAGCTTCTCATCTATGTGGGCGGGGGGATGGCGGCCATGGACATGCCCCTGACCGATGCGGTCTGGGCCTGGACCGGGGTGGCGGGGCTGGCCTTTATCGGCGGCCTGTCGGTCATCGGCTTCACCCGGGCCATGGGCATCGTCTTCTCCGGCGAACCACGCACCACTGACGCCGCCGACGCCCAGGCCCACGATCCGGCCCCGCTTATGCGCGCCGCCATGTGGCTTCTGGGCCTTTTGGCCCTTGGCGCGGCCCTGGCCGCCCCCTTCCTGTTTACGGCCATGCTTCCGGCCGCGCGGCTGCTTCTGGCCGGGCAGTCCACGGCCCTGCCGGTCCTGCCCTCGGCGACGGTCAATCCCGAGGCGCTCTTGACCGCCGCCGCGATCATCGCCTTCGGGGCCGCCGTCCTGGCCCTGGTTTTGGCCTATGCGCGAAGCAGGCTGCTCGCCGGACGCAGCGTGCGATCCCATGGCACCTGGGACTGCGGCTACATCCTGCCCGCGCCGCGCATGCAGTACACGGCCTCCTCCTATGCCGAGCCCATGACCGTGCTGTTTCGCCGCCTGCTCGGCGAAAAACGCCTGTTCACGCCGCCTGAAGGCCTTTTCCCGGCCACAGGCAGTTCCCGCTTCGCCTCCGAAACGCCCGACCGGGTCAAGGACGGGTTTTTCACTCCCCTGTTTTCCGCCGTGCTCACGGCCTGCGACGCGCTCAAGCGTTTCCAGCAAGGCAACCTGAACCTGTACATCCTCTACCTGCTGGCCACCCTGGTCATCCTCCTGGCCATCGCCCTGGGGTTCGCCCCATGA
- a CDS encoding respiratory chain complex I subunit 1 family protein, producing the protein MTARVLAVLLPLVLAPLAFGVIHRVKARFAGRQGKPLTQIYLDIRKCLGKGATISRTTTWLFRAGPTINLAATLAALPFVPLGGLPAAVSFPGDIFVFVYLLAMGRFFTIMAALDTGSSFEGMGASREAVYSCLAEPMLFLALLALARHSGDLSLSGMLSAVSAGSWLTGAPVLALVTVALFLILLAENCRVPFDDPNTHLELTMIHEVMVLDHGGPDFAFIEYAQTLKLWIFAAVATSLLLPAASGVLAWDALWGLAGVFAAAAAVGVTESVMARLRLTRVPPLLAAAGAFAALALILVGG; encoded by the coding sequence ATGACCGCCCGCGTCCTGGCCGTCCTCTTGCCGCTTGTGCTGGCCCCCCTGGCCTTCGGGGTCATCCACCGGGTCAAGGCCCGCTTCGCCGGGCGCCAAGGCAAGCCCCTGACGCAGATCTACCTGGACATCCGCAAATGCCTGGGCAAGGGCGCGACCATCAGCCGCACCACCACCTGGCTGTTTCGGGCCGGACCCACGATCAACCTGGCGGCCACCCTTGCGGCCCTGCCCTTCGTGCCCCTGGGCGGGCTTCCGGCCGCCGTGTCCTTCCCCGGCGACATCTTCGTCTTCGTCTACCTTTTGGCCATGGGCCGTTTTTTCACCATCATGGCCGCCCTGGACACCGGCTCGAGCTTCGAGGGCATGGGGGCCTCCCGGGAGGCGGTCTATTCCTGTCTGGCCGAGCCCATGCTGTTTCTCGCACTTTTGGCCCTGGCCCGGCATTCCGGCGACCTGTCGCTTTCGGGCATGCTCTCGGCCGTTTCCGCGGGCTCCTGGCTCACGGGCGCGCCGGTCCTGGCCCTGGTCACCGTGGCCCTGTTCCTGATCCTTCTGGCCGAAAACTGCCGCGTGCCCTTCGACGATCCAAACACCCACCTGGAGCTGACCATGATCCACGAGGTCATGGTTCTGGACCACGGCGGCCCGGATTTCGCCTTCATCGAGTACGCCCAGACGCTCAAGCTGTGGATCTTCGCGGCCGTGGCCACCAGCCTGCTTCTGCCCGCCGCCTCGGGCGTCCTGGCGTGGGACGCCCTGTGGGGCCTGGCCGGGGTCTTTGCGGCCGCCGCGGCCGTGGGCGTCACGGAATCGGTCATGGCCCGGCTGCGCCTGACCCGGGTGCCGCCGCTTCTGGCCGCTGCCGGGGCCTTCGCCGCCCTGGCGCTCATCCTGGTGGGGGGCTGA
- a CDS encoding hydrogenase-4 component E gives MDMISLAHAAVVPVILANLALLASSRLVTCIRLVALQGAVISVTPLIFESGPLTVHTAVLCAVALGLKGVVFPLLLHRTLRRVVVRHEIEPYLGYPLSILLGILGLLASLWLAGRLGVPAGSYRSFAAAFAAILTGLLLIVTRKKAFTQVMGYLTAENGIFLLTAVLAPGGPLFIELAILLDVFVAVFVMGIAIHHINRQFDCIDTDRFCSLKD, from the coding sequence ATGGACATGATTTCCCTAGCCCACGCGGCGGTGGTGCCGGTCATCCTGGCCAACCTGGCCCTTTTGGCCTCGAGCCGGCTGGTGACCTGCATCCGGCTGGTGGCCCTGCAGGGCGCGGTCATCAGCGTCACGCCCCTTATCTTCGAGTCCGGGCCGCTGACCGTCCACACCGCCGTCTTGTGCGCCGTGGCCCTGGGGCTCAAGGGCGTGGTCTTTCCCCTGCTTTTGCACCGCACCCTGCGCCGGGTGGTGGTGCGCCACGAGATCGAGCCCTACCTGGGCTATCCCCTGTCCATCCTGCTGGGCATCCTGGGGCTTCTGGCCTCCCTGTGGCTGGCCGGACGGCTGGGGGTGCCCGCCGGGTCCTATCGGTCCTTTGCGGCGGCCTTCGCCGCCATCCTCACGGGCCTTTTGCTCATCGTCACCCGCAAAAAGGCCTTCACCCAGGTCATGGGCTATCTCACAGCGGAAAACGGCATCTTCCTTTTGACCGCCGTCCTGGCCCCAGGCGGGCCGCTTTTCATCGAACTGGCCATCCTTCTCGACGTGTTCGTGGCCGTCTTCGTCATGGGCATCGCCATCCACCACATCAACCGGCAATTCGACTGCATCGACACCGACCGGTTCTGTTCGCTCAAGGACTAG
- a CDS encoding proton-conducting transporter transmembrane domain-containing protein yields MLLAILVILPFVLGGAAFLCRTGPAGRGLLVAGAGAHLILSVAAVFGRPEALFGGILLLDALGGLFLLLTSILFAAAAVYAVGYLAKEHGDERRDFQEGAFFSNAPQTVFIACLFFFLGSMTLVTATHHLGLLWAAIEATTLASAPLIYFHRHHRSLEAAWKYLVICSVGIALALVGNILLAAAGGAGAPDTESSLYLGDLLARAKTMNPMWFKAGFVFLMVGYGAKMGLAPMHTWLPDAHSESPSLVSALLSGALLNCAFLGILRAHQIGVAAGLADFCSPIFIGLGLFSMVTAAVFIIGQGDFKRILAYSSVEHMGILSLAVGLGGAAVFGGMLHAAAHSVTKAMLFLLAGNILAAFHTKSSHDARGVIRALPVTGILWVAGFLAITGSPPFGIFLSELTILKAALDAGRFVLAAAYLGLLGLIFCGMAVPVLRMAQGPSTPHIDPGPRGEDALSVGPPLVLGGLTLLLGLYAPSFFSDLLTRAAALASGM; encoded by the coding sequence ATGCTGCTCGCCATCCTGGTCATCCTCCCCTTCGTGCTCGGCGGCGCGGCCTTTTTGTGCCGGACCGGCCCGGCCGGGCGGGGCCTGCTCGTGGCCGGGGCCGGGGCGCACCTGATCCTGTCCGTGGCTGCCGTGTTCGGACGCCCCGAGGCCCTTTTCGGCGGCATCCTGTTGCTCGACGCCCTGGGCGGGCTCTTTCTGCTTCTGACCAGCATCCTGTTCGCCGCCGCCGCCGTCTACGCCGTGGGCTATCTGGCCAAGGAGCACGGAGACGAGCGGCGCGACTTCCAGGAAGGGGCCTTTTTCTCCAACGCCCCCCAGACCGTGTTCATCGCCTGCCTGTTTTTTTTCCTGGGCTCCATGACCCTGGTCACCGCCACCCACCACCTGGGCCTTCTGTGGGCGGCCATCGAGGCCACCACCCTGGCCTCGGCCCCGCTGATCTACTTCCACCGCCACCACCGCTCCCTGGAGGCGGCCTGGAAATACCTGGTCATCTGCTCCGTGGGCATCGCCCTGGCCCTGGTGGGCAACATCCTTTTGGCCGCTGCGGGCGGCGCCGGGGCGCCGGATACCGAATCCTCCCTGTACCTGGGCGACCTGCTGGCCCGGGCCAAGACCATGAATCCCATGTGGTTCAAGGCCGGTTTCGTGTTCCTCATGGTCGGCTACGGCGCCAAGATGGGCCTGGCCCCCATGCACACCTGGCTGCCCGACGCCCACAGCGAATCGCCCTCCCTGGTCTCGGCCTTACTCTCCGGGGCGCTGCTCAACTGCGCCTTCCTGGGGATACTTCGGGCGCATCAGATCGGGGTGGCCGCCGGACTGGCCGACTTCTGCTCTCCGATCTTCATCGGCCTGGGGCTTTTCTCCATGGTCACGGCCGCCGTGTTCATCATCGGGCAGGGGGATTTCAAGCGCATCCTGGCCTATTCCAGCGTGGAGCACATGGGCATCCTGTCCCTGGCCGTGGGCCTGGGCGGCGCAGCGGTCTTCGGCGGCATGCTGCACGCCGCCGCCCACTCCGTGACCAAGGCCATGCTGTTTTTATTGGCGGGCAACATCCTGGCCGCCTTCCACACCAAGTCCTCCCACGACGCCCGGGGGGTCATCCGCGCCCTGCCGGTCACCGGCATCCTGTGGGTGGCGGGTTTTCTGGCCATCACCGGGTCGCCGCCCTTCGGCATTTTTTTGAGCGAACTGACAATCCTCAAGGCCGCCCTGGACGCCGGGCGCTTCGTGCTGGCCGCCGCCTATCTGGGACTTTTGGGACTGATCTTTTGCGGCATGGCTGTGCCGGTGTTGCGCATGGCCCAGGGCCCGTCCACCCCGCACATCGACCCGGGGCCGCGTGGCGAGGACGCCCTGTCCGTGGGGCCGCCCCTGGTCCTTGGCGGGCTGACGCTGCTTTTGGGGCTGTATGCGCCGTCCTTTTTCAGCGACCTGCTGACCCGGGCCGCCGCCCTGGCCTCGGGGATGTAG
- a CDS encoding hydrogenase large subunit yields the protein MQPDLTMRNGESVPAHLVPVLDFESLRTFLVGEVRGGGRLAALFGLPGLPGAGGAVRVLAVVARDGAGILRPVVSEVGDRYPALTPDIPQAHLFERELSEQFGVIPVGHPRLKPVRYHTPGTFNPAAPAAPRPLPADTDFFRVEGDEVHEVAVGPIHAGVIEPGHFRFQCHGETVFHLEIALGFQHRGIEAALEGGLVGPLAAGGQGFGRIPHFIATAAGDTTIGHTLAWCRIMESLSGTTVPERAGLFRLIALELERLANHTGDLGALAGDVAYLPTMSFCGRLRGDFLNMTALLCGNRFGRGLVVPGGVAFDADAARLAELRGRFESTFRDVEGAADLLFETPSVRARFEHTGEISRDTATALGLVGPAARACGIARDVRVDHPFGAYRRLAARAASWPSGDVYARAFVRRQEIRESARLIRAAIDALVALDALPQGDIRQGEPDSWPRPLAPESLAVSLVEGWRGEICHVALTDAQGGVVRYKMIDPSFHNWEGLAMALRGRAISDFPLCNKSFNLSYCGHDL from the coding sequence ATGCAGCCCGATCTGACCATGCGTAATGGAGAGTCTGTCCCGGCACATCTGGTTCCGGTTTTGGATTTCGAGTCCCTGCGGACCTTCCTGGTGGGCGAGGTGCGCGGCGGCGGACGCCTGGCGGCCCTTTTCGGACTGCCCGGGCTGCCCGGAGCTGGCGGCGCGGTGCGCGTTCTGGCCGTGGTGGCCCGGGACGGCGCAGGCATCCTGCGCCCGGTTGTGTCCGAGGTCGGCGACCGCTATCCGGCGCTCACCCCGGACATCCCCCAGGCCCATCTCTTCGAGCGCGAGCTTTCCGAGCAGTTCGGGGTCATCCCCGTGGGGCATCCCCGCCTGAAACCCGTGCGCTACCACACCCCGGGGACGTTCAACCCGGCCGCCCCGGCCGCCCCCCGGCCCCTGCCCGCAGATACGGACTTTTTCCGGGTCGAGGGCGACGAGGTGCACGAGGTGGCCGTGGGGCCCATCCACGCCGGGGTCATCGAGCCCGGGCACTTCCGGTTCCAGTGCCACGGGGAGACGGTCTTTCACCTGGAGATCGCCCTGGGCTTCCAGCACCGGGGCATCGAGGCCGCCCTCGAGGGCGGGCTTGTCGGCCCGCTGGCCGCAGGCGGCCAGGGTTTTGGCCGCATCCCCCATTTCATAGCCACGGCCGCCGGGGACACCACCATCGGGCATACCCTGGCCTGGTGCCGGATCATGGAGTCCCTGTCCGGGACGACGGTTCCGGAACGGGCCGGACTTTTCAGGCTCATCGCCCTGGAACTGGAGCGCCTGGCCAACCACACCGGCGACCTGGGAGCCCTGGCCGGGGACGTGGCCTATCTGCCCACCATGTCCTTTTGCGGCAGGCTTCGCGGCGATTTTTTGAACATGACCGCGCTTTTGTGCGGCAACCGGTTCGGCCGGGGTCTGGTGGTCCCGGGCGGAGTGGCGTTTGACGCCGACGCCGCCCGTCTTGCGGAGCTTCGCGGCCGTTTCGAATCCACCTTCCGCGATGTGGAAGGCGCGGCGGATCTTTTATTCGAAACGCCCTCGGTGCGGGCCCGCTTCGAGCACACCGGGGAGATCAGCCGGGACACGGCCACAGCCCTGGGGCTGGTGGGACCGGCGGCCCGGGCCTGCGGCATCGCCCGGGACGTGCGCGTGGACCATCCCTTCGGGGCCTACCGCCGCCTCGCGGCCCGGGCCGCCTCCTGGCCCTCGGGCGACGTCTATGCCCGGGCCTTCGTGCGCCGTCAGGAGATCCGCGAGTCCGCCCGGCTCATCCGGGCCGCCATCGATGCGCTGGTCGCGCTGGACGCGCTGCCGCAGGGGGACATCCGCCAGGGCGAACCGGACTCCTGGCCAAGGCCCCTCGCGCCGGAGAGCCTTGCCGTGTCGCTTGTCGAGGGCTGGCGCGGCGAGATCTGCCATGTGGCCCTGACCGACGCGCAGGGGGGGGTCGTGCGCTACAAGATGATCGACCCGTCGTTTCACAACTGGGAGGGGCTGGCCATGGCCCTTCGCGGCCGGGCCATCTCGGATTTTCCCCTGTGCAACAAGAGTTTCAACCTGTCCTATTGCGGACATGACCTGTAG
- a CDS encoding 4Fe-4S binding protein — protein sequence MLRAALERLSQKRRTVAFPDGAPNLPDRLRGLPVIDAAKCPAACLAAPACAAACPMGAMRPGLGVGGTPLIDLGKCLYCTDCMAACPTGAITFGRDYRLAVRKREHLHFRGEALRLAEALEKRTRKLFGRSLKLRQVSAGGCNACEADLNVLTTIVFDLGRFGIDFVASPRHADGLMITGPVPENMREALRKCYDATPDPKIVIASGACAISGGPFAGLPESHDGADAVVPVDLYIPGCPPHPITALDGMLRLLGRI from the coding sequence GTGCTTCGCGCCGCCCTGGAACGCCTAAGTCAAAAACGCCGTACCGTGGCCTTTCCGGACGGCGCCCCGAACCTGCCCGACCGTCTGCGCGGCCTGCCGGTCATCGACGCCGCAAAATGCCCCGCGGCCTGCCTGGCCGCCCCGGCCTGCGCCGCCGCCTGCCCCATGGGGGCCATGCGCCCGGGCCTGGGCGTCGGCGGCACGCCGCTTATCGACCTGGGCAAGTGCCTTTATTGCACGGACTGCATGGCCGCCTGCCCCACCGGGGCCATCACCTTCGGCCGCGACTACCGGCTGGCCGTGAGGAAGCGGGAGCACCTGCATTTTCGGGGCGAGGCCCTGCGTCTGGCCGAGGCCCTGGAGAAGCGGACCCGGAAGCTCTTCGGGCGGTCGCTGAAGCTTCGCCAGGTCAGCGCCGGGGGCTGCAACGCCTGCGAGGCGGATTTGAACGTGTTGACCACCATCGTCTTCGACCTGGGCCGCTTCGGCATCGATTTCGTGGCCTCGCCGCGCCATGCCGACGGGTTGATGATCACCGGGCCGGTGCCCGAGAACATGCGCGAGGCGCTTCGCAAGTGCTACGACGCCACGCCGGACCCGAAAATCGTCATCGCCTCCGGGGCCTGCGCCATCTCCGGGGGGCCCTTCGCCGGGCTGCCCGAGTCGCACGACGGGGCCGACGCCGTCGTGCCGGTCGATCTGTACATCCCGGGCTGCCCGCCGCACCCGATAACGGCTTTGGACGGGATGCTGCGGCTATTAGGGAGAATATAA
- a CDS encoding outer membrane protein assembly factor BamB family protein: MTRFLQSVICCVLMGFCPAILYAATGDLMWTGQIGGDKATWSTPVISGSLVIVKGQDGGLTALNAATGLQAWYNGTIVSSVTSPILQDGVLYLGADTHLYRINPATGAVLTDRTLDGSVVSNAPAALGENLYFVKIKDSAYSVVAVSSTTLADVWAQSLFEVGTVLTDGTNIYALSSILQALNPATGAQRWSKSPPTGFNRIFEGALHGGYLVAVIYSSFTGRTGLACWYVGDGQSAPNLLWHVDLGGNAYADGIPPAIDGSRVFLATSDGYLRAFSLTSGGSLWNYAIRDSGFSAPRPVALDGKVYVQKMLGADNQAVCLDAATGAVLWATGGTSGTVWGQAAVGGGTVYLAADWAGVFALDTGSLVHAWPMHKNNPAQTSATGDSPPPPSMDTQGQNLLLLLNQ, from the coding sequence ATGACCAGATTCCTTCAGTCCGTGATATGTTGCGTTCTCATGGGATTTTGTCCAGCCATCCTGTACGCCGCCACGGGCGACCTGATGTGGACCGGGCAGATCGGCGGCGACAAGGCCACCTGGTCGACCCCCGTGATTTCCGGCAGCCTGGTCATCGTCAAGGGCCAGGACGGGGGCCTGACCGCGCTCAATGCGGCCACCGGCCTCCAGGCTTGGTATAATGGAACCATTGTGTCGTCCGTTACCTCGCCGATCCTGCAAGACGGCGTGCTGTATCTTGGCGCGGACACGCATCTGTATCGGATCAACCCGGCCACGGGGGCGGTGCTCACCGACCGCACCCTGGACGGTTCAGTGGTTTCGAACGCCCCGGCCGCCCTGGGCGAGAACCTGTATTTCGTCAAGATCAAAGATTCGGCGTATTCCGTGGTCGCGGTATCCAGCACCACCCTGGCGGACGTCTGGGCCCAGTCCTTGTTCGAGGTCGGCACGGTCCTGACGGACGGAACGAACATCTATGCCCTCTCGAGCATACTGCAAGCCCTCAACCCGGCCACAGGAGCGCAACGCTGGTCGAAGTCCCCGCCGACGGGCTTCAACCGCATTTTTGAGGGGGCGCTCCACGGCGGCTATCTCGTGGCCGTGATCTATTCAAGCTTCACGGGCAGGACCGGCCTGGCCTGCTGGTACGTCGGCGACGGCCAGAGCGCCCCCAACCTGCTCTGGCATGTGGATCTGGGCGGCAACGCCTACGCGGACGGGATTCCCCCGGCCATCGACGGATCCCGGGTCTTTCTGGCCACCAGCGACGGATATTTGCGGGCTTTTTCCCTGACCTCGGGCGGCAGCCTTTGGAATTACGCGATTCGAGACTCCGGTTTTTCCGCCCCCCGGCCCGTGGCCCTGGACGGCAAGGTCTATGTCCAGAAGATGCTCGGAGCCGACAACCAGGCGGTCTGCCTGGATGCGGCCACAGGGGCCGTGCTCTGGGCGACCGGGGGAACTTCCGGGACGGTGTGGGGACAGGCGGCGGTGGGCGGCGGCACGGTCTATCTGGCTGCGGACTGGGCAGGGGTGTTCGCCTTGGATACCGGCTCCCTGGTCCACGCCTGGCCCATGCACAAGAACAATCCGGCCCAGACCTCGGCCACGGGGGACTCCCCGCCGCCGCCGTCGATGGACACGCAGGGGCAGAACCTCTTGCTTTTGCTTAACCAATAG